GGCAGAAAAGCAGCCGCACGAGAAGGCCTCCGCTTCGGGTGGGCCGGAGTCTAGCACGCTGCCCCACGGCGCTCGCGTGAACGCCGTCGCCTTTTGCCCGGCTTCGGTCCGCTCGGATTCGGGCGCCCCCGCCGGGCGCCCGAAGGGACCGGAAGCCGGCCGCCGACGCGGGGTATGATGGAGATCGTGTTTATCGCCGGCTCGCCCGGTTTCGAGGCTCGAAGCCCGGGGCGATGGGGAATGAAATGCCCGAGAAGTTCACTCGTTCCAGCCTAGACGATCTTGCCCGGCAGCTCGCGCAGTCGCTACCGCAGAATCTCCGCGCGCTCGGCGACGATCTCGAGCGCAATTTCCGCGCGTTGCTGCAATCCGGCCTCGAGCGGATGGATCTCGTCACGCGGGAAGAATTCGACGTGCAGGCCGCCGTGCTCGAGCGGACGCGGGAGAAGCTCGAAGCGCTCGAGGCGCGGCTCGCGGAGCTCGAGCGCGAGCTCGGCGGCCAGAAGGGGCCGGAGCCCGGCTGACGGCGGGCGGCCGCGCCGGGCGGCCGCGTGGCACCGAGGCTCGGCGGCGCGCCACCGGGGCCGGAGCTCGGCCGCGCGGCGCGCGAGGCCGGCAGGGCGCCGCTCGAGCTCGGCCACTCGCGCCGCAATCTGCCGCGTCCCGCCATGAGCCTCTCGCGGCTGCTGAGCCGCGGCCAGAGCGGGCTCGAAGCCTACGAGGTCACCGTAGAGGTCCACCTCGCGCGCGGCCTGCCGGCCTTCGCGATCACCGGCCTGCCGAACGCCGCCGTTCGGGAGAGCAAGGATCGCGTCCGTGCGGCGCTCGACTCGTGCGGCGTGAAGCTGCCGGACATGCGGATCACGACGCACCTCGGCCCGGCGGACGTGCCGAAGGACGGCGGCCGGTTCGACCTTCCGATCGCCCTCGGGCTCGTCGCGGCCGCGCAGCCGGGCTCATGGAGCACGTCGCAGATCGAGTTCATCGGCGAGCTCGCGCTCTCCGGTGAGCTTCGTCCGGTCACGGGCGCTCTCCCCGCGGTGCTCGCGGCGAAACGGGCCGGCCGTGCGATCGTGCTGCCGGCCGGCAACGCGGTCGAGGCGGCTCTGGTCGACGACGCCGAAGTCTATTCGGCGGCGCACCTTCAGGACGTGCTCGCGCATCTCGACGGCAGCCGGCCGCTCCCCCGGGTCCGGCCGCAGCCGCTCCGTACACCGGCGGACACCGGCGCGGATCTCGGCGACGTGCGCGGCCAGGCCGTCGCGAAGCGCGCACTCGTGATCGCGGCGGCTGGCGGCCACAACGTCCTGCTCATCGGCCCGCCGGGCAGCGGCAAGAGCATGCTCGCCGAGCGCTTTCGCGGCTTGCTGCCGCCGCTCACGCTCGACGAGATGATGCTCGTCGCGACGATCGCGTCGGTCGCCGGCGACCGTGCCGCGCTCGAGAACGGGCTGCGGGCGCCGTTTCGCGCGCCGCACCATACGGCCTCCGCGAGCGCCCTCGTCGGCGGCGGCAGCCGGCCGCGGCCGGGTGAGATCTCGCTCGCGCATCGCGGCGTGCTGTTTCTCGACGAGCTGCCGGAGTTCTCGCGGAACGCGCTCGAGGCGCTGCGCGAGCCGCTCGAGGCGGGCGTCGCACGGATCTCGCGCGTCCGCGAGCAGGTCACCTTCCCGGCCGAGTTTCAGCTCGTCGCCGCGATGAATCCTTGCCCGTGCGGACACCGCGGCGACGGGACCGACCGGTGCAGCTGCTCGGCGTCACGACTCGAGCAGTACCGCGCGCGCGTCTCGGGCCCGCTACTCGACCGATTCGACATGCACGTCGAAGTGCCGCGCGTGCCGTTCTCGAATGTCGCAGGGCAGGCCCCGAAGCCCGAGACCGCGGAGGTCCTGCCTCGGATCGCGGCGGCGCGCGAGCGCCAGCTCCGCAGGGCCGGACGGCTGAACGCCCGCCTCGGCGACGCCGCGATCTGGAGCGAGGCTGCTCTCGACGGCGAGGCCGGCCGAATCCTCCAGCGCTCGGTCGACCGCTGGCGGCTCAGCATGCGCAGCTGCGTGCGCGTGCTGCGGGTCGCGCGAACGATCGCGGACCTCGCGTCGGCCGATCGCGTGTCGGCCGCTCACGTTGCCGAGGCGCTGCAGCTCCGCTGCCTCGACAAGATCCCGTGACCGGCGGTCGATCGGCTATAATCGCGCCCGCTTTCGACTCCCCCCACTCGAGAGGACCTTCGTTTTGCGGGACCAGGACCAGCAATTCTTCGACAGCTTCATGCTCGTGATCGGGATCCTGATGGGCGTGGCCGTCGGGCTGTTCTTCCTGGCGCGCGCGATCGCGATCGACACGCAGGGCCAATTCGTCATCGAGGACCCGCGAGTGCAGGCCGAGATTCTCGCGCGCATCGAGCCGGTCGGCGAGGTCGTGCTGATCGGCGACGAGGAGCTCGAGGCGGCGCGCCAGGCGGCGGCCGCGGCGCCGGCCCCGGTCGACATGCCGCTTTCCGGCCCGCAGGTCTTCAACGAGGCCTGCTACCTCTGCCACGCGCCGCCCGGCAATGCCGGCGCCCCGGTCGTCGGCGACATGGAGGCGTGGGCGGACCGGATCGCGAAGGGCATGGACGTCCTCGTCGACCATGCGTTGAACGGCTTCCAGGGCGAGAGCGGATTCATGCCCGCGAAGGGCGGGCGGCTCGATCTGTCGGACGACGAGATCCGGGCCGCGGTCGAGTACATGGTCGAGCAGGCCCAAGGGGGCGAGGCCGCGCCGGCCGCGCAATAGAGGCGATGCGCCGTCAGGCCCGGACGGCGGTCACTCGAATCATCCCCGACGGCATCGTGCGCGCGTCGACGCGAAGGCCGCGCGCTTCGAGCACGCTCGCGAGCCGGGCGGGCGCGAGGCGCAGCTTCGGGTAGCTGCTGACGCGCATCGTCCACTCCCCATTGACCCGCTCGTGCAGGATGTCGTGCACGATCACGTGCGTGGCGCCGGGCTCGAGGAAGCAGGTAAGAATGCGCCGGTCGTCGCTGCGCACCGGAATGAAGCGGCGCTCTCCGGTCGGCGGCGACGAGTAATCGCGCAAGGTCGCGACGAAACGCCCGCCCGGCGCGAGCACCGAGGCGACGCCGGCGACGAGGCGCTCCACGGACGGCTCGTCGGCAAGATGCGTGAGCGTGTCGCCCATGCAGAGCACGATCTCGGGTGCTCGGGCCAAGTGCTTCTCGAACGACAGCAGATCGTCCTCGACGGTGCGGATCGGGAGCGCTCCTGCGCGACCGCGGAGCTCGTCGAGGAGGCCGGCGCACGCGTCGATCGCGAGCACCTCGAAGCCGCGCTCGGCCAGCGGGATCGCGTGCATCCCGAAACCCGCGCCGAGATCCACCGCGAGCGCGCCGGTCACGGTCGGCGCCGCTCCGAGCGCGTCGAGCTCGTCCGCCCCGCGGCGGAGCGCGCTTTCGATGCCGCCCGCCATCCAGGTGTAGACGGGGCCCAAGAGGCGGTCGTAGTGAGTCCGGACGTCGGCCATCGGTGCAGCCCCTTCGAAATTCCAGACCGCTTTCGCGCACCCTTGCGGCACGCGGGTCGGGAACGAGCGCATGCGCGGATTCTATACCTGCGGCTTCGCTCGGCCGAGCCGCGGCCCCCGCGGGCGGGTTTGACAACCGAGAACCCTTCGGCCAGCATCCCCGGCATGTTTCGGTACGCGTCTCACCTTCGCTTGACACGACATACGGGCAGGCTGCTCGCACGCGTCTAGCCCCGGGTGGCGCGCGAGTCTTCGCGCTCGCCACACCGGGGTCTCATCCATCGACTCCAACGCGGAAGCGGCCGACGGCCCGCGAGCCGTCGTGCGCATCGGCTTCCGCTCTTGCGCGCGTTGCGCACAGCTCTCGAGGAGGGAACGGACACGTCATGAACACGGAAAGACATCGCGACGTCGGCTCGAAGGCTTTGCAGCCCTGGAGGCGCACGGTGTCTGGCGCTCGCCTCGCGGACGCCGATGCGAGCCTCGCGGCTGTCGCACGGACGTTCGCCGGCCGGAACGCAAGGCGGCTCGCCCGCGAAGGATCGCCGG
Above is a genomic segment from Gammaproteobacteria bacterium containing:
- a CDS encoding c-type cytochrome; the encoded protein is MRDQDQQFFDSFMLVIGILMGVAVGLFFLARAIAIDTQGQFVIEDPRVQAEILARIEPVGEVVLIGDEELEAARQAAAAAPAPVDMPLSGPQVFNEACYLCHAPPGNAGAPVVGDMEAWADRIAKGMDVLVDHALNGFQGESGFMPAKGGRLDLSDDEIRAAVEYMVEQAQGGEAAPAAQ
- a CDS encoding YifB family Mg chelatase-like AAA ATPase, with protein sequence MAPRLGGAPPGPELGRAAREAGRAPLELGHSRRNLPRPAMSLSRLLSRGQSGLEAYEVTVEVHLARGLPAFAITGLPNAAVRESKDRVRAALDSCGVKLPDMRITTHLGPADVPKDGGRFDLPIALGLVAAAQPGSWSTSQIEFIGELALSGELRPVTGALPAVLAAKRAGRAIVLPAGNAVEAALVDDAEVYSAAHLQDVLAHLDGSRPLPRVRPQPLRTPADTGADLGDVRGQAVAKRALVIAAAGGHNVLLIGPPGSGKSMLAERFRGLLPPLTLDEMMLVATIASVAGDRAALENGLRAPFRAPHHTASASALVGGGSRPRPGEISLAHRGVLFLDELPEFSRNALEALREPLEAGVARISRVREQVTFPAEFQLVAAMNPCPCGHRGDGTDRCSCSASRLEQYRARVSGPLLDRFDMHVEVPRVPFSNVAGQAPKPETAEVLPRIAAARERQLRRAGRLNARLGDAAIWSEAALDGEAGRILQRSVDRWRLSMRSCVRVLRVARTIADLASADRVSAAHVAEALQLRCLDKIP
- a CDS encoding class I SAM-dependent methyltransferase, coding for MADVRTHYDRLLGPVYTWMAGGIESALRRGADELDALGAAPTVTGALAVDLGAGFGMHAIPLAERGFEVLAIDACAGLLDELRGRAGALPIRTVEDDLLSFEKHLARAPEIVLCMGDTLTHLADEPSVERLVAGVASVLAPGGRFVATLRDYSSPPTGERRFIPVRSDDRRILTCFLEPGATHVIVHDILHERVNGEWTMRVSSYPKLRLAPARLASVLEARGLRVDARTMPSGMIRVTAVRA
- a CDS encoding accessory factor UbiK family protein, with protein sequence MPEKFTRSSLDDLARQLAQSLPQNLRALGDDLERNFRALLQSGLERMDLVTREEFDVQAAVLERTREKLEALEARLAELERELGGQKGPEPG